One segment of Rosa chinensis cultivar Old Blush chromosome 6, RchiOBHm-V2, whole genome shotgun sequence DNA contains the following:
- the LOC121050040 gene encoding uncharacterized protein LOC121050040, which produces MGGDVEKLVNDYGIQFIHSMPYYAQSNGQAEASNKIIITLLKKMLVENPRMWHETLEVNVQSLRVQDQHHLIGEDYVQAMWREHEDLSDKRLEALDNLVMEKQRIARAYDKRTRGPSYKAGELVWKAIFPLGEKLTGRGKWTPRWEGPFVVHRILERREFHLKDLDGDLHRNPINDRFLKKYYPSVWEFEDPPAPPVSGTEGQP; this is translated from the coding sequence ATGGGTGGTGATGTCGAGAAGCTAGTCAATGACTATGGCATCCAGTTTATCCATAGCATGCCTTATTACGCTCAATCCaatggtcaagcggaggccagtAACAAAATCATCATTACTTTGTTAAAAAAGATGCTTGTAGAGAACCCTCGCATGTGGCACGAAACATTGGAAGTGAATGTTCAGTCCTTGCGTGTCCAAGATCAGCATCACTTGattggtgaagattatgtccaggctaTGTGGCGGGAGCATGAAGACCTTAGTGACAAGCGCTTAGAGGCTTTGGACAACTTAGTGATGGAAAAGCAACGCATCGCTCGTGCCTACGATAAGCGGACACGCGGCCCCAGTTACAAAGCAGGTGAACTGGTTTGGAAGGCGATTTTTCCATTGGGTGAGAAGTTGACTGGCCGCGGTAAATGGACTCCGCGttgggaaggaccctttgtcGTTCACAGAATTTTGGAGCGCAGGGAGTTTCACCTGAAAGACTTGGACGGCGACCTCCACCGCAACCCCATcaatgacaggttcttgaagaaatattaccccagTGTTTGGGAATTCGAAGATCCACCAGCTCCGCCTGTTTCTGGGACTGAGGGGCAACCATAG
- the LOC121050039 gene encoding uncharacterized protein LOC121050039 — translation MHFPMSISQIELLNGSNFRKWKSDIELNLGILDYDHVLKEDPPEELTPTASKEAKEKFEKWHKHNKMALIMIKKSIPDNVRGGIPDSEYAKEFFNSIAEKFKISNKAEINNLMKSLMRMEFNGKGSVREFIMRGSDIAGKLRGLNMVVEYSFLVYMLLNKLPEEYHNLKSLYKTQKEQWTVNELISLCVEVEVEVKKKGK, via the coding sequence ATGCATTTCCCTATGAGTATCAGCCAAATTGAGCTTCTGAATGGCTCTAACTTCAGAAAATGGAAATCTGACATTGAGCTCAACTTGGGAATACTTGACTATGATCATGTGCTCAAGGAGGATCCACCTGAGGAATTGACACCAACTGCAAGCAAGGAGGCCAAAGAGAAGTTTGAAAAATGGCACAAACACAACAAAATGGCTTTGATCATGATCAAGAAAAGCATACCTGATAATGTGAGAGGAGGCATTCCAGATTCTGAGTATGCCAAGGAGTTCTTCAACTCCATTGCTGAGAAGTTTAAAATCTCAAATAAGGCTGAGATAAATAATCTCATGAAATCACTCATGAGAATGGAGTTTAATGGGAAAGGCAGTGTTAGAGAATTCATCATGAGAGGTTCTGATATTGCTGGAAAACTAAGGGGACTGAATATGGTTGTGGAATATTCATTCCTGGTTTACATGCTGCTAAACAAACTGCCAGAAGAGTATCATAATCTGAAATCACTCTACAAGACTCAGAAGGAGCAGTGGACTGTGAATGAATTGATCTCACTCTGTGTTGAAGTTGAAGTTGAAGtcaagaagaaaggaaaatag